Proteins from a single region of Polyangiaceae bacterium:
- a CDS encoding AgmX/PglI C-terminal domain-containing protein has product MALQLATSELAGSNGVTSSMRLVVAAFLLVSCTTPRDSQRSSSAAAQPSPSAAVEVPEPAPHYQEHPDIAPDELGERAEAGAGAIEPCSFAEPPPLSQAPPRIRSGPPVTNYIPPEIVMRPIRERAACLRRCYQAGLLHDPNLKGRVAVRFVIDADGWVRRARVTDNQLASDAVVECVRQVFLGLHYEEPDDAITVVYPVVFAPQ; this is encoded by the coding sequence ATGGCACTGCAGCTCGCGACGTCGGAACTCGCGGGCAGCAACGGTGTCACCTCCTCCATGCGCCTTGTCGTCGCGGCCTTCCTGCTGGTTTCATGCACCACGCCGCGCGACTCCCAGCGCAGCTCCAGCGCGGCTGCCCAGCCCAGCCCCAGCGCAGCCGTCGAAGTACCCGAACCGGCGCCGCACTACCAAGAGCATCCAGACATCGCACCGGACGAGCTCGGTGAGCGCGCGGAGGCAGGCGCCGGCGCCATCGAGCCCTGCAGCTTCGCGGAGCCACCGCCACTTTCCCAAGCTCCGCCGCGCATTCGATCGGGTCCGCCCGTGACGAACTACATTCCGCCCGAAATCGTGATGCGACCGATCCGCGAGCGTGCCGCCTGCTTGCGTCGCTGCTACCAAGCGGGGCTGCTTCACGATCCGAACCTGAAAGGCCGCGTGGCCGTGCGCTTCGTGATCGATGCAGATGGCTGGGTGCGCCGCGCAAGAGTGACGGACAACCAACTCGCGAGCGACGCGGTCGTCGAGTGCGTACGCCAGGTGTTTCTAGGACTGCACTACGAGGAGCCAGACGACGCAATCACCGTAGTCTACCCGGTCGTGTTCGCTCCGCAGTGA